A window from Kovacikia minuta CCNUW1 encodes these proteins:
- a CDS encoding phosphotransacetylase family protein: MPKSAKYLLVGSTESHSGKSATILAIAHHLQEMGLDIAYGKPLGTRWATPQSAHTIDKDVQFVAEILHLPENRLQPTILSLDEATMQKRIQGHDQVDYPQKLLEYHQMQAPDLVLLEGPENLEEGTLFDLSLARVAEILDAGVLLVARFHSLLIVGALISAKRRLGDRLLGVLINDIPEERLAEVETSVQPYLEQRGIPILGLLPRSDLLRSVSVGELAKQLHAEVLCRSDRLDLMVESLKIGAMNVNSALKYFRKGRNMAVVTGGDRVDIQLAALETSTQCLILTGQMPPPADVLSRAEDLEIPILSVDLDTLTTVEIVDQAFGQVRVHEPSKVQYMYKLMGEHFQMDRLLEDLGLGSTVSVQQ, from the coding sequence GTGCCGAAGTCCGCGAAGTATTTGTTGGTTGGATCGACTGAATCTCATAGTGGTAAGTCCGCGACTATCCTGGCAATTGCCCATCACTTACAGGAAATGGGATTGGATATCGCCTATGGCAAACCATTAGGCACCCGTTGGGCAACTCCTCAATCGGCGCATACGATCGACAAAGATGTGCAGTTTGTCGCTGAAATTTTGCACCTGCCAGAAAATCGTTTGCAGCCAACAATTTTGTCCCTGGATGAAGCAACCATGCAGAAACGGATTCAGGGGCATGACCAGGTAGATTATCCCCAAAAACTGTTGGAATATCATCAAATGCAAGCTCCAGATCTGGTCCTGTTAGAAGGACCTGAGAATCTGGAAGAGGGAACATTGTTTGACCTTTCCCTGGCGCGGGTGGCTGAAATCCTGGATGCAGGTGTTTTGCTGGTTGCCCGCTTCCACTCACTTCTGATTGTGGGGGCATTGATATCGGCAAAGCGGCGATTGGGCGATCGTCTACTGGGAGTTCTGATTAACGATATTCCTGAAGAGCGCCTTGCAGAGGTTGAAACTTCAGTGCAGCCCTATTTGGAGCAACGGGGAATTCCAATTCTGGGACTATTACCCAGAAGTGATTTGCTGCGAAGTGTGAGTGTGGGTGAACTGGCAAAGCAGCTCCATGCGGAAGTTCTCTGTCGCTCGGATCGTCTAGATCTGATGGTCGAAAGCCTCAAGATTGGTGCAATGAATGTCAATTCCGCGTTGAAATATTTCCGCAAAGGTCGAAATATGGCGGTGGTAACGGGGGGCGATCGGGTGGATATTCAATTAGCTGCCCTGGAAACATCGACCCAATGCTTAATCCTAACCGGACAGATGCCTCCCCCTGCTGATGTGCTGAGTCGGGCTGAAGATTTGGAAATTCCCATTCTTTCCGTTGACCTGGATACCCTAACTACGGTTGAAATTGTCGATCAAGCCTTCGGTCAGGTGCGTGTGCATGAGCCAAGCAAGGTTCAATACATGTATAAACTCATGGGAGAGCATTTCCAGATGGATCGACTCCTTGAAGACCTGGGATTAGGTTCTACGGTTAGCGTGCAACAGTAG
- a CDS encoding BMP family protein, with protein MSQRFNRRKFLWYGTATFGTSLLLKACASQPSIPQASSPSPTASVSASPVAERFRVAIVLPGPITDNGWNQAGYEAMGIVKLNLKTETAYVEKVPQADQVEVLSDFARRDFKMIIAHGGQFEAAVKQVAAQFPESFFVVSDGVVTGKNIASLQVDHLQIAYLAGTVAGQMTESNKVAFLTAQSFTTTDQERRGFELGAKSVNPKVEVKASYTNDWNDVGKAKEATTALLAAGVDVVYNMLDAAAPGVLQTLSDKGAYAIGYFEDQLNLAPKTVLTSAVQDYGLAIASVAEIARSKGLEGKIYKMGLDKPNILRLGKFSTIVPEDVQKRTMQAKEAIVTQKIKFEDCQVNGKPNWCVKGTGAS; from the coding sequence ATGAGTCAACGGTTTAACCGACGTAAGTTTCTCTGGTATGGCACGGCAACCTTTGGCACTAGCCTGTTGTTAAAAGCTTGTGCGAGTCAGCCTTCGATTCCTCAAGCCAGTTCGCCCAGCCCCACCGCAAGTGTTTCGGCTTCTCCAGTAGCAGAGCGGTTTAGGGTGGCGATCGTCCTTCCTGGCCCGATTACGGACAATGGCTGGAACCAGGCAGGTTATGAAGCAATGGGGATCGTTAAGTTAAACCTGAAAACGGAGACGGCTTATGTTGAGAAGGTGCCCCAGGCAGACCAGGTGGAAGTGCTTTCGGATTTTGCCCGCCGCGATTTTAAAATGATTATTGCCCACGGTGGACAATTTGAGGCAGCCGTCAAGCAGGTTGCGGCTCAGTTCCCAGAATCGTTCTTTGTCGTCTCCGATGGGGTGGTAACCGGTAAAAATATTGCCTCGCTCCAGGTCGATCATCTGCAAATTGCGTACCTGGCGGGAACGGTTGCAGGGCAAATGACCGAGTCCAATAAAGTCGCCTTTCTAACCGCACAGTCATTTACCACAACGGATCAGGAGCGGCGTGGATTCGAGTTAGGTGCGAAGTCAGTCAATCCCAAAGTGGAAGTGAAAGCCAGTTATACCAACGATTGGAACGACGTGGGGAAGGCAAAGGAAGCAACGACTGCCCTGCTTGCCGCTGGGGTGGATGTGGTCTACAACATGCTGGATGCGGCAGCACCCGGTGTCTTGCAAACCTTGAGTGATAAGGGAGCGTATGCGATCGGTTATTTTGAAGACCAGCTCAACCTTGCCCCCAAAACAGTACTGACCAGTGCGGTACAGGACTATGGGCTGGCGATCGCATCGGTGGCTGAAATTGCCAGAAGCAAGGGATTAGAAGGAAAGATTTACAAAATGGGGCTGGATAAACCAAACATTCTCCGATTGGGGAAATTTAGCACGATTGTGCCGGAGGACGTTCAAAAGAGAACGATGCAAGCAAAAGAAGCGATCGTCACTCAAAAAATTAAATTTGAGGACTGTCAGGTTAATGGCAAACCAAATTGGTGCGTCAAAGGTACTGGTGCAAGCTGA
- the ilvA gene encoding threonine ammonia-lyase, biosynthetic — MYCDYLVQILTARVYDVAQETPLEVASNLSTRLSNTLLLKREDMQSVFSFKLRGAYNKMANLPPDLLAQGVIAASAGNHAQGVALGARQLGTRAFIVMPVTTPQVKVDAVRARGGEVVLHGDTYDDAYAYARQLEAEKGLTFIHPFDDPEVIAGQGTIGMEILRQYQQPIHAIFVAIGGGGLISGIAAYVKRIRPEIKIIGVEPVDADAMSQSLKAGKRVRLPQVGLFADGVAVREVGEETFRLCQQYVDEIMLVDTDATCAAIKDVFEDTRSILEPAGALAIAAAKAYVEREQIQGETLVAVACGANMNFDRLRFVAERAEVGERREAIFAVTIPEERGTLRRFCECMGRRNLTEFNYRIADQKAAHIFVGVQIENRADAARMATTFESCGFKTLDLTDDELTKLHLRHMVGGRSPLAQNELLYRFEFPERPGALMKFVSSMSPDWNISLFHYRNNGSDYGRIVVGMQVPPYEMEDWQAFLKTLGYRYWDESQNPAYKLFLG, encoded by the coding sequence ATGTACTGCGACTACCTGGTTCAAATTCTGACTGCCCGTGTCTATGATGTTGCCCAGGAAACGCCCCTGGAAGTTGCTTCCAACCTGTCAACGCGGCTCAGCAATACCCTTTTGCTAAAGCGGGAAGATATGCAGTCGGTCTTTTCCTTCAAACTAAGGGGGGCTTACAACAAAATGGCAAACCTGCCCCCTGATTTGCTGGCGCAGGGAGTCATTGCTGCTTCTGCTGGAAATCATGCCCAGGGGGTTGCATTGGGTGCCCGTCAGCTTGGGACGCGAGCATTTATTGTCATGCCTGTAACGACTCCCCAGGTCAAGGTGGATGCGGTGAGAGCCAGGGGAGGGGAGGTTGTGCTCCACGGTGATACCTATGATGATGCCTATGCCTACGCCCGTCAGTTGGAAGCAGAGAAAGGGCTGACCTTCATTCACCCGTTTGATGATCCGGAGGTGATTGCGGGTCAGGGAACGATCGGCATGGAAATTTTGCGGCAATATCAACAACCTATCCATGCCATTTTTGTGGCGATCGGTGGGGGTGGGCTGATCTCTGGAATTGCGGCATACGTCAAGCGAATTCGCCCTGAAATCAAAATTATTGGGGTAGAACCGGTGGATGCGGATGCCATGTCCCAATCCCTGAAAGCCGGAAAGCGAGTACGGCTGCCCCAGGTTGGCTTATTTGCCGATGGGGTTGCTGTGCGGGAGGTGGGGGAGGAAACCTTCCGGCTGTGTCAGCAGTACGTGGATGAGATCATGCTGGTCGATACAGATGCGACCTGTGCCGCTATTAAGGATGTGTTTGAGGACACCCGATCGATATTGGAGCCTGCTGGGGCACTGGCGATCGCCGCCGCCAAAGCCTATGTGGAACGAGAGCAAATCCAGGGAGAAACCCTCGTTGCGGTCGCCTGTGGTGCCAATATGAACTTCGATCGCCTCCGGTTTGTGGCAGAACGGGCAGAGGTGGGGGAACGTCGTGAGGCTATTTTTGCGGTCACAATTCCGGAAGAACGCGGCACCCTCCGCAGGTTTTGTGAATGCATGGGTAGACGCAACCTGACCGAGTTTAACTACCGGATTGCCGATCAAAAAGCAGCCCACATCTTTGTCGGTGTTCAAATCGAAAACCGCGCTGATGCTGCCAGAATGGCTACAACCTTTGAATCCTGTGGCTTCAAAACGCTGGATTTAACCGATGATGAACTGACGAAACTTCATCTTCGCCACATGGTTGGGGGACGTTCTCCCCTGGCTCAGAATGAACTGCTGTACCGCTTCGAGTTTCCCGAACGTCCCGGTGCTTTAATGAAATTTGTCAGTTCCATGAGTCCCGACTGGAATATCAGCCTGTTTCACTACCGCAACAATGGCTCCGACTACGGTCGGATTGTTGTTGGTATGCAGGTGCCACCCTATGAAATGGAAGATTGGCAGGCATTTCTTAAAACGCTGGGCTACCGCTACTGGGACGAAAGCCAAAATCCGGCCTATAAGTTGTTTTTGGGATAG
- a CDS encoding type 2 lantipeptide synthetase LanM, with amino-acid sequence MHDVTVYKGGILRSGIKQTAPLNAYLKVDYDRKSEEQNYIWAEYEGTIGYVNQKNVRVDDGEIWDNTLHIVGKPGKKAIFDSENKEFLAENLPDAEIDKIGSVIAELIRVETTVGLTVDAKHRIVAAIVEGRNQPVQVGEGQTRVPTEEEKATRTSETTDTWLKQGIPNLEQVVLQRVNADKPELIAAGLISPTDVLKGVKFSGSDFHKGGQQVVFLRFEDNLGQENRIVYKPSSLAFDRQILGSQVNPLDSLSAATMLDPGGTEISNYKILPILDAEGEDQKYGYMEFVKEDLPQTKDDVLGVYKSVAANMALSFFIGLDDIHYENFIIRKDRIQLIDMEAATGKFTINPNQQLAKYTGAWFDQLWNKGISGNMKDGLGIRGKLKQQIEAKQLTELPTPSEIQSAMLVAFDQIIATAEAPQLEEDWEVLEAGLSLTRSRIVPIPTKAFYGFVDRFRTQDLSLQDWQSLVDTEPSIVKAAQEGHTSTEQSIKNILKSVGTYNALKRGDIPYYSRDLGSTHIYDEEDNQIDAKGHSKIGRDIETEVYSRRKPQKRDFLREIFTAQGIDKIVEANDQLESILQQLKPKENQPEDI; translated from the coding sequence ATGCACGATGTCACTGTTTACAAAGGGGGGATATTGAGATCTGGAATTAAGCAGACTGCACCCCTCAACGCTTATCTGAAAGTGGATTATGACCGGAAGTCAGAGGAGCAGAATTATATATGGGCAGAGTACGAAGGCACGATCGGATATGTTAATCAGAAAAATGTCCGTGTTGATGATGGCGAAATCTGGGATAACACCTTGCATATTGTTGGGAAACCCGGGAAGAAGGCTATTTTTGACAGTGAGAATAAAGAATTTTTGGCAGAAAATTTACCAGACGCAGAAATTGACAAGATTGGCTCTGTGATCGCTGAACTGATCAGGGTAGAGACAACCGTAGGGCTGACGGTTGATGCCAAACACCGGATTGTTGCTGCGATCGTAGAGGGCAGAAATCAGCCTGTCCAGGTTGGCGAAGGGCAAACCCGTGTACCGACGGAGGAGGAGAAGGCGACCCGAACCAGTGAGACAACTGATACCTGGCTGAAACAGGGTATCCCAAACTTAGAACAAGTCGTCTTGCAACGGGTTAACGCGGACAAACCAGAACTCATTGCCGCCGGGTTGATTTCGCCCACAGATGTACTCAAGGGAGTTAAATTTTCAGGCAGCGACTTTCATAAGGGAGGTCAACAGGTGGTCTTCCTGCGATTCGAGGACAATCTCGGACAGGAAAACCGGATTGTTTATAAGCCCAGTAGCCTTGCGTTCGATCGGCAGATTTTGGGATCTCAAGTGAATCCGCTCGATAGTCTTAGTGCCGCCACGATGTTAGATCCAGGTGGCACAGAGATCTCAAACTATAAAATCCTGCCAATTCTGGATGCCGAGGGAGAAGACCAAAAATATGGCTACATGGAATTCGTCAAAGAAGACCTGCCGCAGACTAAGGATGATGTTTTAGGCGTCTACAAGAGTGTGGCGGCTAATATGGCACTTTCCTTTTTTATTGGACTGGATGATATCCACTACGAAAACTTCATCATCCGCAAAGATCGGATTCAACTAATCGATATGGAGGCAGCGACTGGCAAATTTACAATTAATCCCAATCAGCAGTTGGCAAAGTATACGGGGGCATGGTTCGACCAACTATGGAACAAAGGAATTTCCGGCAATATGAAAGATGGGTTGGGTATTCGTGGCAAACTGAAGCAGCAAATTGAAGCCAAGCAGTTAACGGAGCTACCCACCCCATCAGAGATTCAGTCAGCCATGCTGGTTGCGTTCGATCAAATCATTGCAACCGCTGAAGCACCTCAGCTTGAAGAGGATTGGGAGGTGTTGGAGGCAGGTTTGAGTTTAACCAGGTCTAGAATTGTGCCCATTCCAACTAAGGCATTCTATGGGTTTGTCGATCGCTTCCGGACTCAAGACCTATCGCTACAAGACTGGCAAAGTCTCGTTGATACAGAGCCTAGCATCGTCAAAGCGGCTCAAGAGGGGCACACCTCCACAGAGCAATCCATTAAGAATATTCTGAAAAGTGTGGGTACCTACAATGCGCTAAAGCGGGGTGATATCCCTTACTATTCACGCGATCTGGGTTCGACTCATATTTATGATGAGGAAGATAACCAAATTGATGCTAAAGGACATTCTAAGATTGGGCGTGATATTGAAACCGAAGTTTACAGCCGGCGGAAACCTCAAAAGCGCGATTTCCTGCGGGAAATCTTTACAGCTCAGGGCATCGACAAAATTGTAGAAGCAAACGACCAATTAGAGAGTATTCTTCAGCAGCTCAAGCCCAAAGAGAACCAACCTGAAGACATCTAG
- a CDS encoding eCIS core domain-containing protein, which yields MAFQRVQQSLSQNSQTSQKTSLFVSQSRIGHIQSKSDQLSGQNLAEAPPVLHEFTNLAPNYPHQPLVAPIQPKLLIQPKLTIAQPGDKYEQEADRVADRVVQHINTPPPLQYRVMPGASVALRMKPETQLRPDNSGLVATPALASSIQQARGGGQPLAENVRRPMEQALGADFSQVKVHTDGRSDQLNRTVQSIAFTAEQNIFFRQGAFAPGTRQGQELIAHELTHVMQQGTSLAPKQMLNLPPNPGRGNSPQAPTFLSAPTGILQLKPEPARVTKRGGAGLHKSNRKAVEPDARCHCLQRGDIEIWN from the coding sequence ATGGCATTTCAGCGGGTTCAGCAATCTCTGTCTCAAAATTCTCAGACTTCCCAGAAAACTTCCTTATTTGTATCCCAATCTCGCATTGGTCACATTCAGTCAAAATCAGATCAGCTTTCTGGGCAGAACTTGGCAGAGGCACCCCCGGTACTGCATGAATTTACAAACCTTGCGCCCAATTACCCTCACCAGCCTTTAGTTGCGCCAATTCAGCCTAAACTCCTGATTCAACCCAAGTTGACGATCGCTCAACCTGGGGACAAATACGAACAGGAAGCAGACCGGGTCGCTGATCGCGTTGTGCAACACATCAATACGCCACCTCCGCTTCAATACCGGGTGATGCCCGGAGCATCTGTGGCACTCCGAATGAAGCCAGAAACTCAGTTAAGACCAGACAATAGTGGACTAGTTGCAACACCAGCATTAGCATCCTCAATTCAACAGGCACGAGGCGGTGGGCAACCCCTGGCAGAAAATGTCAGGAGACCGATGGAGCAGGCATTGGGTGCAGACTTTAGTCAAGTAAAAGTACATACCGATGGGCGATCGGATCAGTTAAACCGGACTGTACAGTCAATTGCGTTTACAGCGGAGCAAAATATTTTCTTCCGCCAGGGAGCCTTTGCTCCGGGAACTCGTCAGGGGCAGGAATTAATCGCCCACGAATTGACTCACGTCATGCAACAGGGCACAAGCCTAGCCCCAAAGCAAATGCTGAACCTGCCCCCAAACCCAGGTCGAGGTAACTCACCGCAGGCTCCAACCTTTCTCAGTGCCCCAACCGGAATCTTGCAATTGAAACCTGAACCAGCCAGGGTCACTAAACGAGGAGGTGCCGGGTTGCACAAATCCAATCGCAAAGCGGTAGAGCCAGATGCACGATGTCACTGTTTACAAAGGGGGGATATTGAGATCTGGAATTAA
- a CDS encoding nSTAND1 domain-containing NTPase — MITPPWNGAEALPQGLKGQRVLAAIVFTDAVNFSARMVADEERTLEVMQRDLRLMADLCQRFEGQVLKTTGDGLLMYFTSAVQAVESAIAIQGAIAQAATDLTPQDFLAHRIGIHLGDVFFSETDVMGSGVNIAARLQSKADPGGICISQTVYDVVKSQLELKATYLGPQELKNIRDPVPAYQILVTPLAERLVSAPVVAVRTKPELTSPYKGLKKFELEDKDRFFGRDQLVAGLVNELERNPLILLLGASGSGKSSVVRAGIFPRFLEKLGSRLVNLTFTPDEDPFESLYASLLSRYKQSDAKLVRQGKADTLLQAVKVLKQPGEHWLIFIDQFEELFTITSAEKRNRFVESLTQLIKAQDSTVKLILTMRADFLDRFSTYPNLGKLTQRHIHLMTDMQRDELWLAIKQPAARSGISFESGLIEEILRDVQGQAGYLPLLQYTLDLLWESEQRHGSLQHDRTLHARTYRELGGVRGALQKRVDQIYAEMPEAEQAAMRQIFLRLVSINAGEEAGTVTKAVSRRAYRSEFTGDLVHKTVEELIDQNLLVSNEADRTHSTVEVAHEALLDSWQLLKDWIAAAHQVIVIKHRLADDVAHWQALQRTDRAKADEELWSGSKLESVLELRRAKAFDQMLGGLTPDENRFIDASVKRRDRQRRRTITGLAGFSAIALGLAVLALWQSHRAEVQRRQAILGQIDTLSLSANALLTSDQELGALTEAIKAVKQLKAAPWADPDTQNQVRLALQQTVYSVREHNQLKGHLKPVNSITYSPDGKLLASASDDETIRLWRPDGQALKPLEGHDARVYHVNFSPDGKLLASASADKTIKLWRKDRSGQFEPHPYKTLRGHLAPVHRISFSPNGKLLASVSADKTVRLWTIDGRLLKVLKGHSAPIWGVSISPDGKTLASASDDRTVRLWALNGRLLKVLKGHTDDINSVSFSPDGRLIATASNDKTIKLWTLKGQVLRTFKGHGDYVNDVRFSPDGKTLASGSWDNTVILWSLDGQQLDTFRGHQSYVWGISFSPDGKAIASASADNTIKLWWTPNREDLELLEGHSDDISSISISPNGKMIASASDDNTVRLWTINGKPLKVLRGHTGYVNSVSFSPSNQMLASASADNTLKLWSINGRELKTLRGHTSYINSVSFSPDGKLLASGGADNVVKVWTVEGQELKTLKGHTDAINRVVFSPDGKTIASASADKTIKLWSVDGQELKTLSGHTSFVNSVIFSPDGKLIASASADGTVRLWSVEGQELKTLRGHNGYVNSVSFSPDSKRVASASSDTTVKLWSIEGQELKTFQGHNGSVETVRFSPDGKTIASASTDKTIRLWNAETLDFDRLIDRGCTWLHDYLANSSGLKEGDRQICNGLVNQK; from the coding sequence ATGATAACTCCCCCGTGGAATGGGGCTGAAGCCCTACCTCAAGGTTTGAAAGGACAGCGTGTTTTGGCCGCGATCGTGTTTACCGACGCGGTCAATTTTAGTGCCCGCATGGTGGCAGATGAGGAGCGCACCCTGGAGGTGATGCAGCGAGACCTGCGCCTGATGGCAGACTTGTGCCAGCGGTTTGAGGGGCAGGTGCTGAAGACGACGGGGGATGGCTTGCTGATGTACTTTACCAGTGCGGTGCAAGCGGTGGAGTCGGCGATCGCCATTCAAGGAGCGATCGCGCAAGCAGCCACCGATCTGACCCCTCAGGATTTCTTAGCCCACCGAATTGGCATTCATTTGGGCGATGTCTTTTTTAGCGAAACCGACGTGATGGGCAGTGGGGTTAACATTGCTGCCCGGTTGCAAAGCAAAGCCGATCCCGGTGGGATCTGTATTTCTCAGACGGTGTATGACGTCGTTAAGAGTCAACTGGAGTTGAAGGCAACCTACCTGGGACCGCAGGAACTCAAGAATATTCGTGATCCTGTTCCTGCCTATCAAATTTTGGTCACTCCTCTGGCGGAGCGTCTTGTTTCTGCTCCCGTTGTAGCGGTCAGGACTAAACCAGAACTGACCTCTCCCTACAAAGGGCTGAAAAAATTTGAACTGGAAGATAAGGATCGGTTTTTCGGACGGGATCAACTGGTCGCTGGATTGGTCAATGAATTGGAGCGCAATCCCCTGATCCTATTACTGGGAGCATCGGGCAGTGGTAAATCTTCGGTTGTGCGGGCGGGCATTTTTCCCCGGTTTTTGGAGAAATTGGGTTCTCGTCTGGTTAATCTGACGTTTACTCCCGACGAAGACCCATTTGAGTCGTTGTATGCCAGCTTGCTCAGCCGTTATAAACAGTCCGATGCTAAACTCGTGCGGCAGGGCAAGGCGGATACGCTGCTCCAAGCTGTGAAGGTGCTGAAACAACCTGGAGAACACTGGCTAATTTTCATTGACCAGTTTGAGGAGTTGTTTACGATTACTTCCGCAGAAAAGCGCAATCGGTTTGTCGAGAGTTTGACTCAACTGATTAAAGCTCAGGACAGCACGGTCAAATTGATCCTGACGATGCGGGCTGATTTTTTGGATCGCTTCAGCACTTACCCCAATTTAGGCAAATTGACCCAACGTCATATTCATCTCATGACCGATATGCAGCGAGATGAACTGTGGTTAGCAATCAAACAACCCGCTGCCCGATCGGGGATCAGCTTCGAAAGCGGTTTGATTGAGGAGATCCTGCGGGACGTGCAGGGACAGGCGGGCTATTTACCCCTGTTGCAGTATACCCTCGACCTGTTGTGGGAGAGTGAACAGCGGCATGGCAGTTTGCAGCACGATCGCACCCTCCATGCCAGAACCTATCGGGAACTGGGGGGAGTCCGGGGAGCCTTACAGAAGCGAGTCGATCAAATTTACGCAGAAATGCCAGAAGCCGAACAGGCTGCGATGCGGCAGATTTTTTTGCGGTTGGTGAGTATCAATGCTGGGGAAGAAGCAGGCACAGTCACCAAAGCGGTAAGTCGGAGAGCCTATCGCTCGGAGTTTACAGGTGATTTGGTGCATAAAACGGTAGAGGAACTGATTGATCAAAACCTGCTGGTCAGTAATGAAGCTGATCGTACCCATTCCACAGTTGAGGTTGCCCACGAAGCTTTACTGGACTCCTGGCAGTTGTTGAAAGACTGGATTGCCGCTGCTCATCAGGTGATTGTAATTAAACATCGGTTAGCCGATGATGTGGCGCATTGGCAAGCGTTGCAGCGCACCGATCGGGCGAAGGCAGATGAGGAACTTTGGAGTGGGTCTAAGCTGGAGTCTGTTTTGGAACTGCGACGGGCAAAAGCATTTGACCAGATGTTAGGCGGTTTAACTCCAGACGAAAATCGATTTATTGATGCCAGCGTGAAACGGCGCGATCGCCAACGGCGCAGAACAATCACCGGATTGGCAGGGTTTTCGGCGATCGCGCTGGGGCTGGCTGTGCTTGCCCTCTGGCAATCCCACCGGGCAGAAGTCCAGCGGCGGCAAGCCATTTTGGGACAAATTGATACGCTGAGTCTTTCTGCCAATGCGTTGCTCACCTCTGACCAAGAACTGGGTGCGCTGACCGAAGCGATTAAGGCAGTGAAGCAGTTGAAGGCTGCTCCCTGGGCCGATCCTGATACCCAAAATCAAGTTAGGCTGGCACTTCAGCAAACGGTTTACTCAGTTCGGGAGCACAACCAACTGAAGGGGCACCTTAAACCCGTTAACAGCATCACCTACAGCCCTGATGGCAAATTGCTTGCCTCCGCCAGCGATGACGAAACGATTAGACTCTGGAGGCCGGATGGGCAAGCTCTAAAACCGCTGGAAGGGCATGATGCCCGTGTTTACCATGTCAACTTTAGCCCAGATGGGAAACTGCTTGCCTCCGCCAGTGCCGACAAAACGATTAAGCTTTGGAGGAAGGATCGATCGGGACAGTTTGAACCCCACCCCTACAAAACCCTTAGGGGGCATCTTGCTCCTGTCCACCGAATTAGCTTCAGTCCCAATGGTAAACTGCTTGCCTCCGTCAGTGCGGATAAAACGGTCAGATTGTGGACGATCGACGGACGCCTTTTAAAAGTATTGAAAGGTCACTCCGCACCCATTTGGGGCGTCAGCATTAGCCCGGATGGAAAAACCCTTGCCTCCGCCAGCGACGATAGAACCGTGCGGTTATGGGCACTCAACGGACGCCTATTAAAAGTCCTCAAAGGACACACGGACGATATTAACAGTGTCAGTTTCAGCCCTGATGGCAGGTTAATTGCAACTGCCAGCAACGATAAAACCATTAAGCTGTGGACGTTGAAGGGGCAGGTGTTAAGAACATTCAAAGGGCACGGGGACTACGTAAATGATGTTCGGTTTAGCCCCGATGGCAAAACGTTGGCTTCAGGCAGTTGGGACAACACTGTCATCCTTTGGTCTCTGGATGGACAACAGCTCGATACTTTTAGGGGGCATCAAAGCTATGTCTGGGGGATCAGTTTTAGTCCAGATGGTAAGGCGATCGCTTCTGCCAGCGCCGACAATACCATTAAGCTCTGGTGGACACCTAATCGAGAAGACCTGGAACTGCTAGAAGGGCACAGCGACGATATTAGCAGCATTAGCATTAGTCCCAACGGCAAGATGATTGCCTCTGCCAGTGATGACAACACGGTGCGCCTGTGGACGATTAACGGCAAGCCTTTGAAAGTCCTTAGAGGTCATACGGGATACGTCAACAGTGTTAGCTTTAGCCCTAGCAATCAGATGCTTGCTTCCGCCAGTGCCGACAACACGCTTAAACTGTGGTCAATCAATGGGCGAGAATTGAAAACCTTGAGGGGACACACCAGTTACATCAACAGCGTCAGCTTCAGCCCTGATGGTAAGTTGTTGGCTTCTGGGGGCGCAGATAATGTTGTCAAGGTGTGGACGGTTGAGGGGCAAGAGCTTAAGACCCTAAAGGGGCATACCGACGCCATTAACCGTGTTGTCTTCAGTCCTGATGGCAAAACGATCGCTTCTGCCAGTGCCGACAAGACAATTAAGCTGTGGTCGGTAGACGGGCAGGAACTCAAAACCCTTTCAGGGCACACCAGCTTTGTCAACAGTGTAATCTTCAGTCCAGATGGTAAGCTGATCGCCTCCGCCAGCGCGGATGGCACTGTCAGGCTGTGGTCAGTGGAGGGGCAAGAACTTAAAACCCTGCGGGGACATAACGGCTACGTCAATAGCGTCAGTTTTAGCCCTGACAGCAAACGGGTCGCCTCTGCCAGTTCCGACACGACGGTTAAACTGTGGTCGATCGAAGGACAGGAATTAAAAACCTTTCAGGGACACAATGGTTCCGTTGAAACCGTCCGTTTTAGCCCCGATGGCAAAACGATCGCCTCTGCCAGTACCGACAAAACCATTCGTCTCTGGAATGCAGAAACCTTAGATTTCGATCGTCTGATTGATCGAGGTTGTACCTGGCTCCATGACTATTTGGCAAATAGCTCTGGATTGAAGGAGGGCGATCGACAAATCTGCAATGGATTGGTGAACCAGAAATAG